A stretch of Porites lutea chromosome 5, jaPorLute2.1, whole genome shotgun sequence DNA encodes these proteins:
- the LOC140936866 gene encoding discoidin domain-containing receptor 2-like: protein MYVQDRLFSLVWIALLLTSTGILLVTSQEGCLSPLGMEDGRIKNDQIKATSPPSGPSGAIYARFNHTDGDGGWCPVQEGPLNKTQYSQYVQVKLDELVRIKGIDLQGSSKGLGKVEHFIINYTPNKSDSSSWKWIGNMREYFEGNIDRPVQRTILRPPLIADGIRLVPLFNVSKKVCMRFELLGCPLVNGLMKYNILQGNSRQGMYNFTDLIYDGEDKKDILSNGLGFLTDGILAPADYAGSSGLGWIGWNSKDTPAPYIIFEFFQTRIFYSMTLHCNVRDGDNIKLFSKVDVSFSKGDGETFNGLLTHSPKDVSSGSSWLNSNVTVDLCQHIGRKIKLNFTYAAEWILISEVSFKSEALGSKTPPEVQCMPVVIPSKTTVTPSDKVTFPPTTSPSKTEGTGGGSSKSNSMDGGVIAGIICAVIAVLLAVVLFICWWRYPHWFFHREKPFNHFIKVEMQPYNQYEEDRRVSRVESTASEYEEKRSSLRNIGSTNSSKRVGGADVTACPIYASIGTDMDKESNTNGYVNGSQKLHRHGSDIKPLKKVKPPVPPPLQPVHSVPEVVYAEPDTPLLSAASASPGPSPKPTIPSPLDSQTIDYIEEFPDNDYAEPDTPLVKSPTLPKSPDRFNVISGYSEPIDSISPKALTIFPNPIYEEVYSEPYQGVSGTSLYCNPDEELSMRPRQDSFRDFPRGKLYFREKIGDGQFGEVYIGEAAGLGEIWEEYKNCQKATVAIKTLKPDVDKNIKNDFFKEVKAMAGLRHKNVVRLLGVCRDDPMCMIVEYMANGDLNQFLKEREPEPNTYVNQSRKRSSNSQFVSLHALFYMAKQVAAGMKYISSLNYVHRDLATRNCLVGHAYTVKIADFGMSRNLYCKHYYRVEGRVILPIRWMAPESILQGRFTTASDVWAYGVTLWEILTLAREYPYSELSDEELIKNIQASFLRSDTPFSAPPQPDTCPGDLYELMKRCWSKEPEDRPSFTELHNNLAERVRLSEASV from the exons ATGTATGTTCAAGATAGATTGTTCAGTCTTGTTTGGATTGCCCTCCTTTTGACCAGCACTGGGATTCTTCTGGTGACCTCACAAGAAG GTTGCTTGTCTCCACTGGGAATGGAGGATGGACGAATCAAGAATGATCAGATCAAAGCAACATCCCCTCCATCTGGTCCTTCTGGAGCAATTTATGCTAGATTTAATCATACTGATGGTGATGGTGGTTGGTGTCCAGTTCAGGAAGGCCCTTTAAACAAAACACAATATTCACAGTATGTACAGGTCAAGCTGGATGAACTTGTAAGAATTAAGGGCATTGACTTACAGGGAAGTTCCAAGGGATTAGGAAAAGTGGAACATTTCATTATTAATTACACCCCAAACAAAAGTGACTCTTCTTCATGGAAGTGGATTGGCAACATGCGCGAG tattttgaGGGTAATATAGACAGGCCCGTACAGAGAACAATTCTGAGGCCTCCACTAATTGCAGATGGAATCAGGCTGGTTCCTTTATTCAATGTCAGTAAGAAGGTGTGCATGAGGTTTGAGCTGCTTGGCTGTCCACTGGTAAATG GGCTTATGAAGTACAATATACTACAAGGAAATTCAAGACAAGGAATGTATAACTTCACAGATTTGATTTATGATGGTGAAGACAAGAAAGACATCCTGTCAAACGGTCTTGGATTTCTCACTGATGGTATACTGGCCCCAGCAGATTATGCAGGGAGCAGTGGATTGGGCTGGATCGGCTGGAATTCTAAGGACACTCCTGCACCTTACATTATATTTGAATTCTTTCAAACTAGAATTTTCTATTCAATGACATTACATTGCAATGTCAGAGATGGAGACAATATTAAACTGTTCTCCAAAGTTGATGTAAGTTTTAGTAAGGGTGATGGAGAAACTTTTAATGGCTTACTCACTCACAGTCCTAAGGATGTTAGCAGTGGATCAAGTTGGTTAAACAGTAATGTCACAGTGGACTTGTGTCAACATATTGGAAGAAAAATTAAGTTGAATTTCACTTACGCAGCAGAGTGGATATTAATAAGCGAGGTTTCTTTTAAATCAG AGGCCCTTGGTTCCAAGACTCCCCCAGAGGTTCAGTGTATGCCAGTTGTAATTCCTTCAAAAACCACTGTAACACCTTCTGATAAAGTAACTTTTCCTCCCACCACTAGCCCATCAAAAACAGAGGGAACAG GTGGAGGCAGTTCAAAGAGTAATTCAATGGATGGTGGTGTGATAGCTGGCATTATCTGTGCAGTGATTGCTGTGTTGTTAGCTGTTGTGTTGTTTATTTGTTGGTGGCGTTATCCTCACTGGTTCTTTCACCGAGAAAAGCCTTTCAATCATTTTATCAAAGTTGAAATGCAGCCATATAACCAGTACGAGGAGGACAGACGAGTTTCTCGCGTGGAGAGCACAGCGAGTGAATACGAGGAGAAAAGAAGCAGCCTCAGAAACATTGGCAGTACTAACAGTTCAAAGCGAGTTGGAGGAGCAGATGTGACAGCCTGCCCTATATACGCCTCTATTGGGACTGATATGGATAAGGAATCCAACACCAATGGCTACGTTAACGGCTCCCAGAAGCTGCATAGACATGGCTCTGATATAAAACCACTGAAAAAAG TGAAGCCGCCGGTGCCTCCACCCCTGCAGCCAGTACATTCAGTCCCTGAAGTAGTTTACGCCGAACCTGATACTCCTCTGTTATCGGCCGCTTCAGCGTCACCAGGACCCTCACCCAAACCTACTATACCTTCTCCACTGGATTCTCAGACTATAGACTACATTGAAGAGTTTCCAGATAATGATTATGCAGAACCTGATACACCCTTGGTTAAGAGTCCTACGTTACCGAAATCCCCCGACAGGTTTAATGTTATCAGTGGGTATTCTGAACCTATTGATTCAATTTCACCTAAAGCATTGACTATATTCCCTAATCCCATATACGAGGAAGTGTACTCGGAGCCTTATCAGGGGGTGTCTGGCACCAGTTTGTATTGTAATCCTGACGAGGAACTCAGTATGAGACCCAGACAGGACAGCTTCAGGGACTTTCCACGGGGCAAGCTCTACTTTCGAGAGAAGATTGGTGATGGACAGTTTGGTGAGGTGTACATTGGTGAGGCTGCAGGGTTAGGCGAGATTTGGGAAGAGTATAAGAACTGCCAGAAAGCAACAGTAGCAATTAAGACGCTTAAGCCGGACGTAGATAAGAACATTAAGAATGATTTCTTCAAGGAAGTGAAAGCCATGGCTGGCCTCAGGCACAAGAATGTTGTTCGCCTGCTGGGCGTCTGCCGTGATGACCCCATGTGCATGATTGTGGAGTACATGGCTAATGGCGATCTCAATCAGTTTCTTAAAGAGAGAGAACCAGAGCCAAACACGTATGTAAATCAAAGCAGGAAAAGGAGTAGTAACTCTCAGTTTGTCTCTCTTCACGCCCTGTTTTACATGGCAAAGCAAGTGGCGGCCGGCATGAAGTATATATCATCATTGAACTATGTTCACCGAGATCTTGCAACACGGAACTGTCTGGTAGGACACGCCTACACAGTGAAGATAGCAGACTTTGGAATGTCAAGGAACTTGTATTGTAAACACTACTATCGCGTTGAAGGAAGAGTCATCCTGCCAATACGGTGGATGGCACCTGAGAGCATACTGCAAG GTCGCTTCACTACCGCAAGTGATGTGTGGGCGTACGGTGTGACACTGTGGGAGATACTCACACTTGCCAGAGAGTACCCCTACTCAGAACTCAGTGACGAGGAGCTGATTAAAAATATCCAAGCGTCGTTCCTCCGTTCGGACACGCCCTTCTCTGCACCACCCCAGCCTGACACGTGCCCAGGAGACTTGTACGAGCTGATGAAACGCTGCTGGAGCAAGGAACCGGAGGATCGACCTTCTTTTACAGAACTTCATAACAATTTAGCGGAACGCGTACGACTTAGCGAAGCCAGTGTTTAG